One Vallitalea pronyensis genomic region harbors:
- a CDS encoding response regulator has protein sequence MYRVILVDDESIVLEGLQRIIDWKSLGYQIIATADDGSTCLKLLETITPDLIITDIKMRKMDGIELIENIRNMNIDQPKVIFLTGYNEFSYAKEALRYRARNYILKPIVEDELVQSLVQVKKELDKEKSMSSVIDDYRKIHIQSQITGLLEQNTADESLEYLFNNTHLDRYDFYRCGIVRIRPAKTNEISLDKVRRTVEERCNEAIDSYGLSDRIEGYLFRIKEHSIGMLLAYHSDYEIHEYIERLSERLKNMLPISTAHHITVSYGKKVKQMVDFHLSYETAIQASKFMIYYDSRTQITYSDIKQYTINKIDYNKLIPVDKLIKAVITNEYDAIYSFFSLNFMVFKKDRVSIDDIIIFINKIFMDCTKELKVYCPDENYSQNDLFYSIKERMPSLSILMKEVLDFALWVSDTIKESGKKSTNKDDIVDYINAYFRENITLKMIAEKFYVNPVYLGQVLQKKLKIGFKKYLENLRMEESKKLLKTTDKPIYEIAFEVGYNDPEYFSRVFYKAYGVTPSQYKQQ, from the coding sequence ATGTATAGAGTTATATTAGTTGATGATGAAAGTATCGTTCTTGAAGGCCTTCAGAGAATTATTGATTGGAAATCACTAGGTTATCAGATAATCGCAACGGCAGATGACGGATCTACATGTCTAAAACTTTTAGAAACCATCACCCCGGATCTCATTATTACAGACATTAAAATGCGTAAAATGGATGGAATTGAATTAATTGAAAACATTAGAAACATGAACATCGATCAACCAAAGGTCATATTTTTGACAGGTTATAATGAGTTTAGTTACGCTAAAGAAGCACTTAGATATAGAGCTAGGAATTATATATTGAAACCTATTGTTGAAGATGAATTAGTTCAGTCTCTTGTCCAGGTGAAGAAAGAATTAGATAAAGAGAAGAGTATGAGTAGTGTTATTGATGATTACAGAAAGATTCATATTCAATCACAAATAACAGGGTTACTTGAGCAAAATACTGCCGATGAATCCCTAGAGTATCTTTTCAATAATACCCATTTAGACAGGTATGATTTTTATCGCTGTGGTATTGTTAGAATAAGACCTGCAAAAACAAATGAAATTAGTTTGGATAAAGTACGTCGAACGGTTGAAGAACGATGCAACGAAGCGATAGATAGTTATGGTCTTAGTGATAGGATAGAAGGTTATCTCTTTAGAATTAAAGAACATAGCATAGGTATGCTTCTTGCTTATCATAGCGACTATGAAATCCATGAGTACATTGAACGACTATCTGAACGTTTAAAGAATATGCTGCCTATAAGTACAGCTCATCATATTACGGTTTCTTATGGAAAAAAAGTGAAACAGATGGTCGATTTTCACTTATCTTATGAAACGGCCATTCAAGCATCTAAGTTTATGATTTACTATGATTCTAGAACCCAGATTACTTATTCAGACATAAAACAATACACCATTAACAAGATTGATTATAATAAACTTATTCCAGTAGACAAGCTAATAAAAGCCGTTATTACCAATGAATATGATGCTATTTATTCATTTTTTTCATTGAATTTTATGGTGTTTAAGAAAGACAGAGTGAGTATAGATGATATCATCATTTTTATCAACAAAATATTTATGGACTGTACCAAAGAACTAAAAGTATATTGCCCAGATGAAAACTATAGTCAAAATGATTTGTTTTACTCCATTAAAGAAAGAATGCCTTCATTAAGCATATTGATGAAAGAGGTATTGGACTTTGCTCTTTGGGTAAGTGACACGATTAAGGAAAGTGGTAAAAAATCAACAAACAAAGATGATATAGTTGACTATATCAATGCGTATTTTAGGGAGAATATTACCCTTAAGATGATTGCAGAGAAGTTTTATGTTAATCCTGTATATTTAGGTCAAGTACTACAAAAAAAACTTAAGATTGGATTTAAAAAGTATCTTGAAAATCTTCGAATGGAAGAATCAAAAAAGCTATTGAAGACCACGGATAAGCCCATTTATGAAATTGCTTTTGAAGTAGGTTATAATGATCCAGAGTATTTTTCCAGGGTGTTTTACAAAGCCTATGGCGTAACACCAAGTCAGTATAAACAACAATGA
- a CDS encoding alpha-amylase family protein, with amino-acid sequence MNSKGEKNMRFRQIHLDFHTSEVIEQVGNKFSKEQFQLALKEGHVNAINVFAKCHHGYSYFPSKVNAQHPGCSIDLLGNIIEAAEEIDVEVPIYISAGLDEKYAKTHPEWLIRNKDESTRWTSDFMNPGYHELCFNTPYLDELLLQIEEVVTLYKPKGLWLDIVGVRPCYCRTCVAEAHDLSLDVDNPVDMIKLWEKTYKNYQQKVCDLVERLNPETHIFHNSGHFARGREDLWSANTHYELESLPTGGWSYDHFPMSARYIQGFGVDFLGMTGKFHTSWGEFGGFKHPNALRYEMALDLMNGAKCCIGDQLHPDGEMDLATYRLIGQAYKEVEDKEVYCDGVKSVADIGVFSAEVIEGTKMMSEFNNLSDSGAVRMLTEGHYLFDLIDDRSDFTKYRLLILPDKVRVDKCLADKINKFIERGGKVLASGESGLARLDGSNEKSDERYDAVNDASYFKLDLMVTYEGKIPYSPAYIKPEFKLKSVDSSSYVFYDESYKVEAKGGEILGVIEKPYHNRTYKTFCSHKHFPTSHETISPAIVMGNSTCYMSWNVFRDYAMVGSIIYKEIVQYLLDRMLEKQKSVETTLGSYGSVSLMHQEEEKRFVLHTVYAVPVMRGRHINVIEDIQPVYHIEMKVKTGKPIKKVYLAPSKEELAFSNKDNAVSFEIPKVECHQMVVMDYA; translated from the coding sequence ATGAATAGTAAAGGAGAAAAAAACATGCGATTTAGGCAGATACATTTAGATTTTCATACATCAGAGGTTATTGAACAAGTAGGAAACAAATTTTCAAAAGAGCAGTTTCAGCTCGCATTAAAGGAAGGGCATGTGAACGCCATTAACGTGTTTGCAAAATGCCATCATGGTTATTCCTATTTTCCTTCCAAGGTTAATGCACAACACCCTGGCTGTTCCATTGATCTTCTTGGAAATATTATTGAAGCAGCGGAAGAAATAGATGTGGAGGTTCCTATATATATTTCAGCAGGTCTTGATGAAAAATATGCTAAAACACATCCAGAATGGTTAATCAGAAATAAAGATGAAAGTACGCGATGGACGTCGGATTTTATGAATCCGGGCTATCACGAGCTTTGCTTTAATACACCATATTTAGATGAATTATTGCTTCAGATTGAAGAAGTCGTGACTTTATATAAACCCAAAGGGTTGTGGCTAGATATTGTAGGCGTTCGCCCATGTTACTGCAGAACTTGTGTGGCTGAAGCTCATGACCTTTCATTAGATGTTGATAACCCAGTAGACATGATTAAGCTATGGGAGAAAACGTATAAAAATTATCAACAAAAAGTATGTGATTTGGTTGAAAGACTTAACCCAGAAACACATATCTTTCATAATAGCGGTCATTTTGCAAGAGGAAGAGAAGATTTATGGTCTGCAAACACCCATTACGAATTAGAGTCTTTACCAACGGGTGGATGGAGTTATGATCATTTTCCAATGTCTGCCAGATATATACAAGGCTTTGGTGTGGACTTTCTTGGTATGACGGGTAAGTTTCATACATCATGGGGAGAGTTTGGCGGTTTTAAACATCCCAATGCTTTACGTTATGAAATGGCACTTGATCTAATGAACGGAGCGAAGTGCTGTATTGGTGACCAGCTTCATCCTGATGGAGAGATGGATTTAGCCACATATCGTCTGATTGGTCAAGCATATAAGGAAGTGGAAGATAAAGAAGTCTATTGCGATGGCGTTAAAAGTGTTGCTGACATTGGTGTTTTTTCGGCGGAAGTAATTGAAGGTACTAAGATGATGTCAGAGTTTAATAATCTGTCTGACTCTGGAGCTGTTCGTATGTTAACAGAAGGGCATTATCTGTTTGACTTAATAGATGATCGAAGTGATTTTACCAAATATCGACTATTGATTCTTCCTGATAAAGTTCGTGTGGATAAATGTTTAGCTGATAAGATAAATAAATTCATAGAAAGGGGTGGTAAGGTTTTAGCTTCAGGTGAATCAGGTCTTGCTAGATTAGATGGCTCTAATGAGAAATCAGACGAACGTTATGATGCAGTAAATGATGCTAGTTATTTTAAACTAGATTTAATGGTGACATATGAAGGTAAGATACCGTATAGTCCAGCATATATTAAACCTGAATTTAAGTTAAAGTCAGTGGATTCAAGCTCCTATGTGTTCTATGATGAAAGTTACAAAGTAGAAGCAAAAGGTGGTGAAATTCTTGGGGTTATAGAAAAGCCTTACCATAACAGAACTTACAAAACTTTTTGTTCCCATAAGCACTTTCCAACCAGTCATGAGACCATTAGTCCTGCAATTGTTATGGGGAACTCAACCTGTTATATGAGTTGGAATGTGTTTAGAGATTATGCCATGGTGGGAAGCATTATCTACAAAGAAATCGTCCAATATCTTCTTGATAGGATGTTAGAGAAACAAAAAAGTGTTGAGACAACACTTGGTTCTTATGGTAGTGTGAGTCTTATGCATCAAGAAGAAGAGAAACGTTTCGTACTTCATACGGTGTATGCAGTTCCAGTTATGCGAGGCCGTCATATTAATGTGATTGAAGATATACAACCGGTTTATCATATTGAGATGAAAGTAAAAACAGGTAAGCCAATTAAGAAGGTCTATTTGGCACCTTCTAAAGAAGAATTGGCATTTAGCAATAAGGACAATGCTGTAAGTTTTGAGATTCCTAAAGTTGAGTGTCATCAAATGGTGGTGATGGATTATGCATAA